Proteins encoded within one genomic window of Candidatus Woesearchaeota archaeon:
- the albA gene encoding DNA-binding protein Alba: MDDNSIFIGNKPFMNYVTGVVMQFTTKNASEVIIKARGKFISRCVDVAEVATNRFLDGTVEIGDIKIGSEEFKNEEGKDVR; encoded by the coding sequence ATGGATGACAATAGCATTTTTATTGGCAACAAGCCGTTCATGAACTACGTCACCGGCGTAGTGATGCAGTTCACCACCAAAAACGCTTCTGAAGTCATTATCAAAGCAAGAGGAAAATTCATCTCTCGCTGTGTTGACGTAGCGGAAGTTGCAACCAATCGGTTTCTTGATGGAACTGTTGAGATAGGCGACATTAAAATCGGTTCTGAAGAATTCAAAAACGAAGAAGGAAAAGACGTCCGA